The following are encoded in a window of Sulfitobacter sp. S190 genomic DNA:
- a CDS encoding CpsD/CapB family tyrosine-protein kinase: MKDLHTTQAEDALAPGQELMVPDVVRQTRFTRPRRFGTALRGVDYDPAPLPDLPTDDATEAPGVPATRDLWPLLHVETPGDRQYLIGNGEDAINFRNTEVARAFDLLRTKLRQTAQQHGTARIGVSAPTAGCGATFTAAHLAASLSRVPSSRTVLMDMNLRAPGVARAFDMTQTAGRTSMADFLSGDVALSDHIVRVNDTLALGLSDRAHPNAAEILQDPAAARTLADMHAALTPDLVLYDLPPLLSFDDASGFLPELDGILLVSDGTRTMARHLARCERMLDGHVPLLGVILNRARRSSIERF, translated from the coding sequence ATGAAAGACCTGCACACAACGCAGGCCGAAGACGCGCTTGCCCCCGGGCAGGAACTGATGGTGCCCGACGTGGTGCGTCAGACGCGCTTTACGCGCCCGCGCCGCTTTGGCACCGCTCTGCGCGGGGTCGATTACGATCCTGCCCCGCTCCCCGACCTGCCCACAGATGACGCGACCGAAGCACCCGGCGTGCCGGCGACCCGCGATCTGTGGCCGCTGCTGCACGTCGAAACACCCGGCGACCGCCAGTATCTGATCGGCAACGGCGAAGACGCGATCAATTTCCGCAACACCGAAGTCGCCCGCGCCTTTGATCTGTTGCGCACCAAACTGCGCCAGACCGCGCAGCAACACGGCACCGCGCGCATTGGCGTTTCGGCCCCGACCGCCGGTTGCGGCGCCACCTTCACCGCCGCCCATCTCGCGGCGAGCCTGTCGCGGGTGCCTTCATCGCGCACCGTGCTGATGGACATGAACCTGCGCGCCCCCGGTGTGGCGCGGGCCTTTGACATGACCCAGACCGCGGGCAGGACCTCGATGGCCGATTTCCTGTCCGGCGACGTCGCGCTCAGCGATCACATCGTGCGGGTCAATGACACGCTTGCCCTTGGGCTCAGCGATCGGGCCCATCCCAATGCCGCCGAAATCCTGCAAGACCCCGCCGCCGCCCGCACACTGGCGGACATGCACGCGGCCCTCACACCCGATCTGGTGCTCTACGATCTGCCACCGCTGCTGTCGTTCGATGATGCATCGGGTTTCCTGCCGGAACTTGACGGCATTCTGCTGGTCTCCGACGGCACCCGCACGATGGCCCGCCATCTGGCCCGCTGCGAACGTATGCTCGACGGCCACGTCCCGCTGCTGGGCGTGATCCTCAACCGCGCCCGCCGCTCCAGCATCGAACGGTTCTGA
- a CDS encoding sugar transferase has product MKKYDADRPDYGLRRLAAMGGEFDAQFAPINTPTPIDYMLDTSVVADRKPLAPYRNGSKRLFDIALVLLSLPFSLPLIALCAVALWIEGGNPFYRQDRLGRNGRVFSILKLRTMVRDADRVLADLLDRDPEMRREWDSKQKLRHDPRVTRAGAILRATSLDELPQLWNVLTGDMSIVGPRPMMIDQLPMYGAPDHYFALRPGITGLWQISARNNNTFAYRNEVDATYDKTMSWGNDLVVMVKTVGVMMRRTGC; this is encoded by the coding sequence ATGAAAAAGTATGATGCGGACCGGCCGGATTACGGCCTGCGCAGACTTGCCGCGATGGGCGGCGAGTTCGATGCACAATTTGCGCCCATCAACACGCCCACGCCGATCGACTACATGCTCGACACCAGCGTGGTTGCGGACCGCAAGCCACTGGCGCCCTACCGCAACGGCAGCAAACGTCTTTTCGATATCGCGCTCGTGCTGCTCAGCCTGCCGTTCAGCCTGCCGCTGATCGCGCTCTGCGCCGTCGCACTGTGGATCGAGGGCGGCAATCCGTTCTACCGTCAGGATCGTCTGGGGCGTAACGGGCGGGTGTTTTCCATCCTGAAACTGCGCACGATGGTGCGTGACGCCGACCGTGTGCTGGCCGATCTGCTGGACCGCGACCCGGAAATGCGCCGCGAATGGGACAGCAAGCAAAAGCTGCGCCATGACCCGCGCGTCACCCGTGCCGGTGCAATCCTGCGCGCAACCTCGCTGGATGAACTGCCGCAACTGTGGAACGTGCTGACCGGCGACATGAGCATCGTGGGCCCCCGCCCCATGATGATCGACCAGCTGCCGATGTACGGCGCGCCCGACCACTATTTCGCGCTGCGCCCCGGCATCACCGGCCTGTGGCAGATTTCTGCCCGAAACAACAACACCTTCGCCTACCGCAACGAAGTCGACGCAACATATGATAAGACTATGTCATGGGGTAACGATCTGGTGGTGATGGTCAAAACCGTGGGCGTGATGATGCGCCGGACCGGCTGCTAG
- the recJ gene encoding single-stranded-DNA-specific exonuclease RecJ, translating to MTASFLNVDASVTGRRWVGPGIEIERASETLHQRTQLPMAVCQVLARRNVAVEEAEAFLAPALRDLLPDPRALRDMESAASRFLEAVLHRQRIAVFADYDVDGGSSAALLLVWLRQMGRDATLYVPDRIDEGYGPNDEAMADLAASHDLIICVDCGTLSHGPIAAAAAADVIVLDHHLGGETLPDCVAVVNPNRQDEDGALAHLCAAAVVFLMLVEAGRQLREAREKGPDLMGMLDLVALATVADVAPLIGVNRAFVRQGLKVMARRDRIGLSALSDIARMDTAPAAYHLGFLLGPRINAGGRIGKADLGARLLSTQDPHEAAALAERLDQLNTERRDVENAVRAAALAQAEERGTDGPLVWAAGAGWHPGVVGIVASRLKEATGRPAIVIGTEDGIGKGSGRSVSGIDLGAPIQRLAAEGLLMKGGGHKMAAGLTVAADGIEEAMARLGALLEKQGAHLLGPSDLKVEGMLFPGAASVELTEQVEAAGPFGAGAPAPRYVFADMRILHARRVGESHLKISFGDGLGAKLDAIAFGAFDTALGPALENHGGKHFHLAGRLDINTWRGRQSVQLRLEDAAEA from the coding sequence ATGACAGCCAGCTTTCTGAACGTGGACGCCTCCGTGACCGGCAGGCGCTGGGTCGGCCCCGGCATCGAAATCGAACGCGCCTCCGAAACGCTGCACCAGCGCACGCAGCTGCCCATGGCCGTCTGTCAGGTGCTGGCGCGGCGCAATGTCGCCGTCGAAGAGGCCGAGGCGTTTCTGGCCCCCGCCTTGCGGGATCTGCTGCCCGATCCGCGCGCCCTGCGCGATATGGAATCCGCCGCCTCGCGCTTTCTCGAAGCGGTCCTGCACCGCCAGCGCATCGCGGTGTTTGCCGACTACGACGTGGATGGCGGCAGCTCTGCCGCCCTGCTGTTGGTGTGGCTGCGCCAAATGGGGCGCGATGCCACGCTCTACGTCCCTGACCGGATCGACGAAGGCTATGGCCCGAATGACGAAGCGATGGCCGATCTTGCTGCCAGCCATGATCTGATCATCTGTGTCGATTGCGGAACGCTCAGCCACGGACCGATCGCGGCGGCGGCCGCGGCGGATGTCATCGTGCTCGACCACCACCTTGGCGGCGAAACGCTGCCCGATTGCGTGGCCGTGGTGAACCCGAACCGGCAGGACGAGGACGGCGCATTGGCGCATCTGTGTGCCGCTGCCGTGGTGTTCCTGATGCTTGTCGAAGCAGGACGGCAGCTGCGCGAGGCGCGCGAAAAAGGCCCCGATCTGATGGGCATGCTCGATCTTGTGGCGCTGGCGACGGTTGCGGATGTGGCGCCCCTGATCGGCGTGAACCGCGCCTTCGTGCGGCAGGGGCTCAAGGTCATGGCCCGGCGTGACCGCATCGGTTTGTCGGCACTGTCGGACATCGCACGCATGGATACCGCGCCCGCCGCCTATCACCTTGGCTTTTTGCTCGGGCCGCGCATCAACGCGGGCGGGCGCATCGGCAAGGCCGATCTGGGCGCGCGCCTGCTGTCGACGCAAGACCCCCATGAGGCCGCGGCGCTGGCCGAACGGCTGGACCAGCTGAACACCGAACGGCGTGATGTCGAAAACGCGGTCCGCGCAGCAGCACTTGCGCAGGCCGAAGAGCGCGGCACCGACGGCCCGCTGGTCTGGGCTGCGGGCGCTGGCTGGCACCCCGGTGTTGTCGGCATCGTGGCGTCACGTTTGAAGGAAGCCACAGGCCGCCCTGCCATCGTGATCGGCACCGAGGACGGCATCGGCAAAGGCTCGGGCCGGTCCGTGTCCGGCATCGATCTGGGCGCCCCAATCCAGCGGTTGGCCGCCGAAGGGCTGTTGATGAAAGGCGGGGGTCACAAAATGGCCGCGGGCCTGACCGTCGCCGCCGACGGCATCGAAGAAGCAATGGCACGGCTGGGCGCGCTGCTGGAAAAGCAGGGCGCGCATCTGCTGGGCCCTTCCGATCTCAAGGTCGAAGGCATGTTGTTCCCCGGTGCCGCCTCGGTCGAGTTGACCGAACAGGTCGAAGCCGCGGGCCCCTTCGGCGCAGGTGCCCCCGCGCCGCGCTATGTCTTTGCGGATATGCGCATCCTGCACGCACGCCGCGTGGGGGAATCGCATCTCAAGATCAGCTTTGGCGACGGCTTGGGCGCGAAACTCGACGCCATCGCCTTCGGGGCCTTCGATACCGCGCTGGGACCGGCGCTGGAAAACCACGGCGGCAAACATTTCCACCTCGCCGGACGCCTTGATATCAACACCTGGAGAGGCCGCCAGAGCGTGCAGCTGCGGCTCGAGGATGCCGCCGAAGCCTGA
- a CDS encoding homoserine dehydrogenase, whose translation MSHPLRLGIAGLGTVGAGVVQILRKQSELLSARTGRAIEISAVSARDRSKDRGVNLSSYAWEDDAVALAKRDDVDVFVELMGGEDGPAKDATEAALALGKDVVTANKAMLAMHGQALAEAAENASAVIKYEAAVAGGIPVIKSLGEGLAGNEITRVMGVMNGSCNYILTRMQDAGLPYADVFAEADGLGYLEADPALDVGGIDAAHKLAILSSLAFGTRVDFAGIELEGIERVSIEDINAAADMGYKIKLLGVAQMTGRGLEQRMQPCLVPETSPLGQLQGGTNMIVLEGDAVGQIVLRGPGAGAGPTASAVLSDICDIARGYRGAVFGQPAAGLVAATPALSQRPAAYYLRLALHDKPGALAKVATVLGEAGVSIDRMRQYGHDENAAPVLIVTHKTTRADIDHALAAMGKTAVVDGDPVALRIEEV comes from the coding sequence ATGTCACACCCCCTTCGTCTTGGGATTGCCGGTCTGGGCACGGTGGGTGCCGGTGTCGTGCAGATCCTGCGCAAGCAATCAGAGCTTTTGTCGGCCCGCACCGGTCGGGCCATCGAAATTTCTGCCGTGTCCGCACGCGACCGCAGCAAGGACCGCGGCGTTAACCTGTCGTCCTACGCGTGGGAAGACGATGCCGTGGCACTGGCCAAACGCGATGACGTTGATGTCTTTGTCGAGCTGATGGGCGGCGAGGACGGACCCGCAAAAGATGCCACCGAAGCCGCTTTGGCCCTGGGCAAGGATGTCGTGACCGCCAATAAGGCAATGCTTGCGATGCACGGTCAGGCGCTCGCCGAAGCCGCGGAAAACGCCAGTGCCGTGATCAAATACGAAGCCGCCGTCGCGGGTGGTATTCCGGTGATCAAATCCCTTGGCGAAGGGCTGGCAGGCAACGAAATCACCCGTGTGATGGGCGTGATGAACGGATCGTGCAACTATATCCTGACGCGGATGCAGGACGCGGGCCTGCCCTACGCGGACGTCTTTGCCGAAGCCGACGGGCTCGGGTATCTCGAAGCGGATCCCGCGCTCGACGTGGGCGGCATCGACGCTGCGCATAAACTGGCCATCCTGTCGTCGCTGGCCTTCGGGACCCGTGTCGATTTTGCCGGGATCGAACTCGAAGGCATCGAACGGGTCAGCATCGAGGACATCAACGCCGCCGCCGACATGGGCTACAAGATCAAGCTGCTGGGTGTGGCGCAGATGACCGGCCGCGGACTGGAGCAGCGCATGCAGCCGTGCCTCGTGCCCGAAACCTCGCCGCTGGGCCAGCTTCAGGGCGGGACCAACATGATCGTTCTCGAAGGCGACGCCGTCGGCCAGATCGTGTTGCGCGGCCCCGGTGCCGGTGCGGGCCCGACCGCCAGCGCCGTTCTGTCCGACATTTGCGATATTGCGCGCGGCTACCGCGGGGCGGTCTTTGGTCAGCCCGCCGCCGGGCTCGTTGCCGCCACCCCCGCCCTCAGCCAGCGGCCCGCGGCCTATTACCTGCGGCTCGCGCTGCACGACAAACCCGGCGCGCTGGCCAAGGTCGCCACGGTGCTGGGCGAAGCGGGCGTCTCGATCGACCGTATGCGGCAATACGGGCACGACGAAAACGCGGCCCCCGTGCTGATCGTCACCCACAAAACCACCCGCGCCGATATCGACCACGCGCTGGCCGCGATGGGCAAGACCGCCGTGGTGGACGGCGATCCGGTCGCTCTGCGCATCGAGGAAGTCTGA
- a CDS encoding TetR/AcrR family transcriptional regulator, with amino-acid sequence MARTQGSHSDITGPRVRASALRLFAQGGYAAVSMRAIAADVGVQAGALYNYTPDKQSLLFDLMQSHMTQLLDAAYDDVAGTPTERLERFVEFHIRFHHARPDAVFIAYMELRNLTAQNFARIEALRRRYEDRLEGILRDGVASGTFAISDTKIATLAIIAMLTGVNTWFRTDGRLSLDEVVAQYWDMVRKSVAMPSAGG; translated from the coding sequence ATGGCACGCACCCAGGGATCACATTCTGACATTACAGGACCGCGCGTGCGGGCCTCTGCTTTGCGGCTTTTTGCGCAGGGCGGCTATGCGGCGGTGTCGATGCGCGCCATTGCGGCCGATGTCGGCGTGCAGGCGGGCGCGCTCTATAACTACACGCCGGACAAGCAGAGCCTGCTGTTTGACCTGATGCAAAGCCACATGACCCAATTGCTCGACGCGGCATACGACGACGTGGCCGGCACACCGACCGAGCGGCTGGAGCGTTTCGTCGAATTTCACATCCGGTTTCACCACGCCCGCCCGGACGCGGTGTTCATTGCCTATATGGAGCTGCGCAATCTGACAGCGCAGAATTTCGCCCGCATCGAGGCGCTGCGCCGCCGCTACGAGGACCGGTTGGAGGGCATTTTGCGCGACGGGGTTGCCAGCGGCACCTTTGCGATCAGCGACACGAAAATCGCGACACTGGCGATCATCGCGATGCTGACGGGGGTGAATACGTGGTTTCGCACCGATGGCCGTTTGTCTTTGGACGAGGTGGTCGCGCAGTATTGGGACATGGTGCGCAAATCCGTGGCCATGCCATCCGCTGGCGGGTGA
- a CDS encoding NAD(P)-dependent oxidoreductase has product MKVGFVGLGNVGGKLAGSLVRNGVDVCVHDLDPALVAAKVAQGAADGQSPEQMMQTCDAVITCLPSPAASQAVVERMLPHVTEGKIWMEMSTTDAAVLKALAQRVEAAGGAAVDCPVSGGCHRADTGNISIYAGCSRDTFDRVLPVLTHMGRRILHVGDLGNASVLKVMTNYLATANLLTLCEALTVMKAQGMDMGMTYEAIAMSSGNSFVHETESQLILSGSRDVNFTMDLIQKDIGLFQALADDAGVPLEISPMMIDMMADGQARYGVRAQSDRMIERLEEATGLSVRAEGFPQELVDDEPEERGYEVRPKRAAAV; this is encoded by the coding sequence ATGAAAGTCGGGTTTGTCGGGCTGGGCAATGTGGGGGGCAAGCTGGCGGGATCGCTGGTGCGCAACGGGGTGGATGTGTGTGTGCACGATCTTGACCCTGCGCTGGTGGCGGCCAAGGTGGCGCAGGGTGCGGCGGACGGGCAAAGCCCCGAGCAGATGATGCAGACCTGCGACGCGGTCATCACCTGCCTGCCGTCACCCGCTGCGTCGCAGGCGGTGGTCGAGCGCATGTTGCCGCATGTCACCGAAGGCAAAATCTGGATGGAGATGTCGACCACGGATGCGGCCGTGCTCAAGGCGCTTGCGCAGCGTGTCGAGGCCGCCGGCGGGGCGGCGGTGGACTGTCCGGTATCGGGGGGATGCCACCGCGCGGACACCGGCAACATCAGCATCTATGCGGGATGCAGCCGCGACACATTCGATCGGGTGCTGCCGGTGCTGACCCACATGGGGCGGCGTATCCTGCATGTGGGAGATCTGGGAAATGCCAGCGTTCTCAAGGTGATGACGAACTATCTAGCCACGGCGAACCTGTTGACGCTGTGCGAGGCGCTGACGGTGATGAAGGCGCAGGGCATGGATATGGGCATGACGTACGAGGCGATTGCGATGTCGTCGGGCAACAGCTTTGTGCACGAAACAGAAAGCCAGTTGATCCTGTCAGGATCGCGGGATGTGAACTTTACGATGGACCTGATCCAGAAGGATATCGGCCTGTTTCAGGCGCTGGCGGATGACGCGGGCGTGCCGCTGGAAATCTCGCCGATGATGATCGACATGATGGCGGACGGGCAGGCGCGGTACGGGGTGCGGGCGCAGTCCGACCGGATGATCGAGCGGCTGGAGGAAGCGACGGGGCTGAGCGTGCGGGCCGAGGGTTTTCCGCAAGAGCTGGTCGATGACGAGCCGGAGGAGCGCGGCTATGAGGTGCGCCCAAAACGGGCGGCGGCGGTGTAG
- a CDS encoding TadE/TadG family type IV pilus assembly protein: MFMHNVKSFLRADFARREDGSVAIETVIILPVLFWAFLSMFSIFDAYRMYAKNQKAAYTVGDMVTRETQPIDAAYVDGAHDLFDYLTRPGQNSSIRISQVYYDKQAVKFKTDWSVTRGTPTALTNDDIGSWNTRLPKVLDGERLVVVETWSDFDPVFATGLEDRVISNFVFTRPRYAPQVLYAEAS, from the coding sequence ATGTTTATGCACAACGTCAAATCCTTCCTGCGGGCCGACTTTGCCCGCCGCGAAGACGGCTCGGTCGCGATCGAAACCGTGATCATCCTGCCGGTACTCTTCTGGGCCTTCCTGTCGATGTTCTCGATCTTCGATGCCTACCGGATGTACGCGAAGAACCAGAAGGCGGCCTATACGGTCGGCGACATGGTGACCCGCGAAACGCAACCCATCGATGCAGCCTATGTCGACGGCGCGCATGATCTGTTCGACTACCTGACCCGTCCGGGCCAGAACAGCTCGATCCGCATCTCGCAGGTCTACTACGACAAACAGGCCGTGAAGTTCAAAACCGACTGGTCCGTCACCCGCGGCACCCCCACGGCGCTGACAAACGACGACATCGGTTCGTGGAACACCCGCCTGCCCAAAGTGCTCGACGGCGAACGCCTTGTGGTTGTCGAGACATGGTCGGATTTCGATCCGGTGTTCGCAACCGGTCTGGAGGATCGGGTGATTTCGAACTTCGTGTTCACCCGGCCCCGCTACGCACCGCAGGTGCTCTACGCCGAAGCAAGCTAA
- a CDS encoding TadE/TadG family type IV pilus assembly protein — protein MKNCLARFRKNDEGSAPVIEFVVMVPLIFSTFIMSVELGIYSMRQMFLDRGLDMVTREIRLNTGTVGDHATLKDMVCEASGFLPECKEKLKLEMITVDPRNFAELDPQPDCIDTKLGVTPVRGWDLGREHELMMLRACYKFDPLFPTTGLGLAFAKDGSGEVAMISLSVFVQEPG, from the coding sequence ATGAAAAACTGCCTGGCACGTTTTCGCAAGAACGACGAAGGCTCGGCCCCGGTCATCGAATTCGTGGTCATGGTGCCGCTCATCTTCTCGACCTTCATCATGTCCGTCGAACTGGGTATCTACTCGATGCGCCAAATGTTCCTCGACCGTGGTCTCGACATGGTCACCCGCGAAATCCGGCTGAACACCGGCACCGTGGGCGATCACGCCACGCTCAAGGACATGGTCTGCGAAGCCTCGGGCTTCCTGCCGGAGTGCAAGGAAAAACTGAAACTCGAGATGATCACCGTCGATCCGCGCAACTTTGCCGAACTCGACCCGCAACCCGACTGCATCGACACCAAACTCGGTGTCACACCGGTCCGCGGGTGGGATCTGGGCCGCGAGCATGAACTGATGATGCTGCGCGCGTGCTACAAATTCGACCCCCTCTTCCCGACCACCGGCCTGGGCCTCGCCTTTGCCAAGGACGGATCGGGCGAAGTGGCCATGATCTCACTCAGCGTATTCGTACAGGAGCCAGGCTAA
- a CDS encoding TadE/TadG family type IV pilus assembly protein, with protein MSKLYSTTRIPVKLSQMTAQQFKRFRREEDGVITVLACFMILMMLMISGIAVDLMRNEMERVKIQNTADRAVLAAADLDQESPPKEVVTNYFETSGLGSLITNDDINVSGGINYRTVSVTADATTPTNFMSMMGVDALPLISHAEAEEKIAKVEISMVLDISGSMKNDNKMTNLQNAAKVFVDTVIRPETKDLVSLSMVPYSEHVNAGPDLLSKFKVYVNNPYSHCIEFADSDFNSVRLDRGKWYDQVQHFQWNYNGSDNDRTDTVCPRYDYERILPTSQNATAIKAQIDKLKPRAGTSIFAGLKWGAGMLDPDFKHINTKLWEDGIVDGVFKDRPAPYDDADTLKTVILMTDGQHDNSFRIASRYYQSESHARHWHNYNLNWYLRNYVRYEYRSSFYYKKYWASKGDDLLENICNKAKDKKIVIWSIGFEVSDHGANVMRNCASSPSHFFRVEGVEISEAFKAIARTINQLRLTQ; from the coding sequence ATGTCAAAACTTTATTCAACGACCCGGATTCCGGTGAAGTTGAGCCAGATGACGGCACAGCAATTCAAACGCTTCCGGCGTGAAGAAGACGGTGTGATCACGGTTCTGGCCTGCTTCATGATCCTGATGATGCTGATGATCAGCGGTATTGCCGTTGACCTGATGCGCAACGAAATGGAACGCGTGAAAATCCAGAACACCGCCGATCGTGCGGTGCTGGCAGCCGCCGACCTCGATCAGGAATCGCCCCCCAAGGAAGTGGTGACAAACTACTTCGAGACCAGCGGGCTGGGCAGCCTGATTACCAACGACGACATCAACGTGAGCGGCGGCATCAACTACCGCACGGTCAGCGTGACGGCGGATGCCACCACGCCCACCAACTTCATGTCGATGATGGGCGTCGACGCGCTGCCACTGATCAGCCACGCCGAAGCCGAGGAAAAGATCGCCAAGGTCGAAATCTCCATGGTGCTCGATATTTCCGGGTCCATGAAGAACGACAACAAGATGACGAACCTGCAGAACGCGGCGAAGGTATTTGTCGACACGGTCATCCGCCCCGAGACGAAAGACCTCGTGTCGCTGTCGATGGTGCCCTACTCCGAGCATGTGAATGCCGGGCCGGACCTGCTGTCGAAGTTCAAGGTCTACGTCAACAACCCCTATTCCCACTGCATCGAATTCGCAGACAGCGATTTTAATTCCGTGCGCCTCGACCGCGGCAAATGGTACGACCAGGTGCAGCACTTCCAGTGGAACTACAACGGCAGCGACAACGACCGCACCGATACGGTCTGCCCGCGCTATGATTACGAACGCATCCTGCCCACGTCGCAGAATGCCACCGCGATCAAGGCACAGATCGACAAGCTCAAGCCGCGCGCCGGTACCTCCATCTTTGCGGGCCTGAAATGGGGCGCAGGCATGCTGGACCCCGATTTCAAGCACATCAACACCAAGTTGTGGGAAGACGGCATTGTCGACGGCGTCTTCAAGGACCGTCCCGCCCCCTACGATGATGCGGATACGCTCAAGACCGTGATCCTGATGACGGACGGGCAGCACGACAATTCGTTCCGGATTGCCAGCCGCTACTACCAGTCCGAAAGCCACGCCCGCCATTGGCACAATTATAACCTCAACTGGTACCTCAGAAACTACGTGCGCTACGAATATCGCAGCAGCTTCTATTACAAGAAGTACTGGGCATCCAAAGGCGACGATCTGCTCGAGAACATCTGCAACAAGGCCAAGGACAAGAAAATCGTGATCTGGTCCATCGGCTTCGAAGTGTCCGATCACGGGGCAAACGTGATGCGCAACTGTGCCTCCTCGCCCAGCCATTTCTTCCGGGTTGAAGGCGTCGAAATCAGCGAAGCATTCAAAGCGATTGCCCGCACAATCAACCAGCTGAGGCTCACACAATGA
- a CDS encoding YbaK/EbsC family protein yields MGKSVNRVKAAAADLGLDIDVVTLPHSTRTADEAAIAVGCAPAQIAKSMIFEGAHSGALKLVLVSGAHQLDLARAPDLFGEDLVRADPKRVRKDTGFAIGGVAPIGHLCAMQTYIDAHLLGFDVVWGAGGAPDTVFRVDPHKLAAACRATTVTLT; encoded by the coding sequence ATGGGCAAAAGCGTCAACCGCGTCAAAGCCGCCGCTGCGGATCTCGGGCTCGACATCGATGTCGTGACCCTGCCCCACAGCACCCGCACCGCCGACGAAGCGGCCATCGCGGTCGGCTGTGCGCCCGCACAGATTGCCAAGTCGATGATCTTCGAGGGCGCGCACAGCGGGGCGCTCAAACTCGTGCTGGTCAGCGGCGCCCACCAGCTTGATCTGGCCCGCGCCCCCGATCTCTTTGGCGAAGACCTCGTGCGCGCCGATCCCAAACGCGTGCGCAAGGACACCGGCTTTGCGATCGGCGGCGTGGCACCCATCGGGCATCTATGCGCGATGCAGACCTATATCGACGCGCACCTGCTGGGCTTTGACGTGGTCTGGGGCGCGGGCGGCGCGCCCGACACGGTGTTCCGCGTCGATCCGCATAAACTCGCCGCCGCGTGCCGCGCCACAACCGTCACGCTGACCTGA